A single genomic interval of Trichocoleus desertorum ATA4-8-CV12 harbors:
- a CDS encoding Uma2 family endonuclease, protein MTQAVVKQRFTFTEWLTYNDGTDTRYELVDGELIPMSIGKGKHGAIADFLNDNFKAEISRQSKPWTSKLFSIGVRSPRAGRWDTARIPDVVVLAVEQWEAMLDREAVIELYEPPPILVTEVVSESTQSQDYKAKRAEYAVLNILEYWVVDPIQGKVTVFNLDEGIYEGREFVESEIVASSVFPDLNLTTTQVLAARA, encoded by the coding sequence ATGACACAAGCAGTAGTTAAGCAACGATTTACCTTTACTGAGTGGCTCACCTACAACGATGGGACTGACACCCGTTATGAATTGGTAGACGGGGAATTAATCCCAATGAGCATCGGCAAAGGGAAGCACGGCGCGATCGCAGACTTTCTCAATGACAACTTCAAAGCTGAAATTTCACGCCAAAGCAAGCCTTGGACTTCCAAGCTGTTTTCAATCGGGGTACGTTCTCCCCGTGCTGGGCGATGGGACACTGCCAGAATTCCTGATGTAGTAGTTCTTGCAGTAGAGCAGTGGGAGGCTATGCTCGACCGCGAAGCAGTGATTGAGTTGTATGAACCACCTCCGATCCTAGTCACTGAGGTTGTGAGTGAGAGTACTCAAAGCCAAGACTACAAAGCAAAACGTGCTGAGTATGCGGTACTCAATATCCTTGAGTATTGGGTGGTAGACCCCATTCAGGGAAAGGTCACAGTTTTTAATCTCGATGAGGGGATTTATGAGGGCAGGGAGTTTGTGGAGAGCGAGATAGTCGCTTCATCCGTCTTTCCTGATCTAAACCTCACCACAACTCAAGTTCTGGCAGCAAGGGCATAA